Proteins found in one Brachypodium distachyon strain Bd21 chromosome 5, Brachypodium_distachyon_v3.0, whole genome shotgun sequence genomic segment:
- the LOC100837949 gene encoding protein ECERIFERUM 1: MAKRPGPLTEWPWKWMGSFKYLVLAPVAVHTAHMLATKGRGGINPAQATILPILLLRMMHSQIWISLSRHQTARRKHIIVDRSLEFEQVDRERSWDDQIIFSGLLSYMAYLAIPNVSLIPVWSTKGAIITALLHIGPVEFLYYWFHRALHHHFLYSRYHSHHHASIVVEPITSTIHPFAEHLVYFLLFAIPTLVPTLMGRGSIIGVLLYLSYVDFMNNMGHCNFELVPKWILKVFPPMKYLMYTPSFHSLHHTQFRTNYSLFMPFYDYIYNTMDNSTDELYERTLKGTEETLDLVHLTHMTSVQSTYHLRIGVASIASKPSDNSVWYMWMILPMAWLSMVLAWVYGSSAFIVESLKLKKFKMQTWAIPRYNFQYGLICERESINSLIEKAILDADGRGVRVLSLGLLNQEKQLNRSGELFTQKYPNLRVRLVDGSGLATAVVLKSIPLETKRVFLCGTSSKVTQAAATTLCERGVQVIMNQKKAYDMLKLQVPERNTIYLKLSSDEIPQIWIGDNIDDMQQRRAQKGTIFVPTSQFPLKKTRKDDCTYLSSPAMKIPEIMQNVHTCENWHPRRVMSAWRIAGMVHALEGWDMHECGDDMMDTEKVWSAAIKHGFIPLTKA, encoded by the exons ATGGCAAAACGGCCAGGCCCTTTAACGGAATGGCCATGGAAATGGATGGGCAGCTTTAAG TACCTGGTCCTGGCACCCGTGGCGGTGCACACCGCGCACATGTTGGCTACCAAAGGGAGGGGAGGTATTAACCCAGCTCAAGCTACCATATTACCGATTTTACTACTGAGGATGATGCACAGCCAGATCTGGATTAGCTTGTCTCGCCACCAGACCGCACGCAGGAAGCACATCATCGTTGACCGCAGTCTTGAATTCGAACAGGTGGACCGGGAGAGGTCCTG GGATGACCAGATCATCTTCAGTGGGCTATTGAGCTACATGGCCTACCTGGCCATCCCAAATGTCAGTCTCATACCAGTGTGGAGTACCAAGGGAGCCATCATCACCGCCCTGCTTCACATAGGACCCGTTGAGTTCCTGTACTATTGGTTCCACCGGGCATTGCACCACCATTTCCTCTACTCTCGCTATCACTCACACCACCATGCCTCCATCGTCGTAGAACCCATAACCA GTACCATCCATCCATTTGCCGAACATTTGGTTTATTTCCTACTATTTGCGATCCCCACGTTGGTTCCAACTTTAATGGGGCGTGGTTCTATCATTGGCGTTTTATTATACCTATCCTACGTCGACTTCATGAATAATATGGGGCACTGCAATTTTGAGCTGGTGCCAAAGTGGATCTTGAAAGTTTTCCCTCCTATGAAGTATCTCATGTACACTCCATC GTTTCATTCTCTCCATCATACACAGTTTCGTACCAATTACTCATTGTTCATGCCATTCTATGACTACATATATAACACAATGGACAACTCAACTGATGAGTTATATGAGAGAACACTGAAAGGAACAGAAGAAACACTAGATCTTGTTCACTTGACACATATGACCAGCGTGCAATCAACTTATCATCTAAGGATTGGGGTTGCCTCCATAGCCTCTAAACCATCTGATAACTCTGTATGGTATATGTGGATGATATTGCCCATGGCCTGGCTTTCAATGGTATTAGCATGGGTTTACGGATCTTCTGCATTCATTGTTGAAAGTCTCAAACTGAAGAAGTTCAAGATGCAAACATGGgcaataccaagatacaacttcCAA TATGGCTTGATTTGTGAGAGAGAATCCATCAATAGTTTAATTGAGAAGGCAATATTAGATGCTGATGGAAGAGGGGTCAGGGTGCTCAGTCTAGGATTGTTAAATCAG GAAAAACAACTCAATAGAAGTGGTGAACTATTTACACAAAAATATCCAAATTTAAGAGTTCGACTTGTCGATGGAAGTGGCTTAGCAACTGCAGTGGTACTCAAGAGCATCCCTTTAGAAACAAAGAGAGTTTTTCTTTGTGGAACCAGTTCTAAGGTAACCCAGGCTGCAGCTACAACTTTATGTGAGAGAGGTGTCCAG GTAATCATGAACCAAAAGAAGGCGTATGACATGCTCAAGTTGCAAGTTCCGGAGAGAAATACTATTTACTTGAAACTCTCAAGTGATGAAATACCACAG ATCTGGATAGGAGATAACATAGATGATATGCAACAACGAAGGGCACAAAAAGGAACAATATTTGTTCCTACATCGCAGTTTCCCCTTAAGAAGACACGCAAGGATGATTGCACTTACTTGAGTAGTCCAGCAATGAAGATTCCTGAAATAATGCAGAACGTCCACACATGTGAG AATTGGCATCCAAGAAGGGTGATGAGTGCATGGCGTATTGCTGGAATGGTACATGCTCTGGAAGGTTGGGACATGCATGAGTGTGGAGATGATATGATGGACACCGAGAAGGTTTGGTCGGCAGCTATTAAGCATGGATTCATTCCACTGACAAAAGCTTGA
- the LOC100842522 gene encoding actin-related protein 2/3 complex subunit 2B isoform X5: MSKSSCTITSPRPPTFIKGRPWILSSNSASAMAFFNSGSRALVEILTRLQSAETPIPVDHTFFEFGSIRYHIQASETDPDNIYLSISTPSLSHEALPATGLPEFTLQEARKLYHKFAEIVEPTKEGYALTLKLNFSGLTRPKDRAKATSQISRLQSVVLSSQLKDMLGRLGPSGTTKLVYNQSDPFFVSRMPAAPAGKISAIFPMRFRDDTDTAVAASFFQELQDVGNSFAGAPKCSWSPIPPPELRGELVQHLTTNGGFVSFDIFSRHVKGKRAAKTAWILLNFQAYVKYHIKCTRSYIQSRMRKREEILTEVIQNARLRGSADKKTLQAELS; this comes from the exons ATGTCAAAGAGCAGCTGTACCATTACTTCCCCACGGCCACCAACCTTTATAAAGGGACGCCCATGGATCTTGAGCAGTAACAGTGCTAGCGCCATGGCTTTCTTCAACAGCGGATCGCGAGCGCTGGTAGAAATCCTGACGAGATTGCAGAG CGCTGAAACACCAATTCCAGTTGATCACACCTTCTTTGAGTTTGGATCGATAAGATATCACATACAG GCTTCAGAAACAGATCCTGATAACATATACTTGTCCATATCAACACCCTCTCTTTCTCACGAGGCTTTGCCCGCGACCGGCCTGCCCGAATTCACGTTGCAGGAGGCAAGGAAATTGTACCACAAGTTTGCAGAGATCGTGGAGCCGACTAAAGAAGGATACGCCTTGACCCTGAAACTGAACTTCTCTGGCCTCACCCGACCGAAAG ATCGGGCCAAGGCTACCAGCCAGATATCACGGCTGCAATCCGTGGTCCTTAGCTCGCAGCTGAAGGACATGCTGGGGAGGCTCGGGCCGTCCGGCACGACGAAGCTCGTGTACAACCAGAGCGACCCTTTCTTCGTCAGCAGAATG CCTGCAGCCCCGGCCGGGAAGATAAGCGCCATCTTCCCCATGCGTTTCAGGGACGACACGGACACGGCCGTGGCGGCGTCCTTCTTCCAGGAGCTGCAGGACGTCGGGAACTCCTTCGCCGGTGCGCCCAAGTGCAGCTGGTCGCCGATCCCGCCCCCGGAGCTCCGCGGGGAGCTCGTGCAGCACCTCACCACCAACGGCGGCTTCGTCTCCTTCG ACATTTTCTCGCGGCACGTCAAGGGGAAAAGGGCGGCCAAAACTGCTTGGATTCTGCTCAATTTCCAGGCGTACGTCAAGTACCATATCAAG TGCACCCGAAGCTACATTCAGAGCAGGATGAGAAAGCGGGAGGAAATCTTGACAGAG GTGATCCAAAATGCAAGGCTAAGAGGAAGCGCTGACAAGAAGACATTACAAG CTGAATTAAGCTGA
- the LOC100842522 gene encoding actin-related protein 2/3 complex subunit 2B isoform X4, whose protein sequence is MSKSSCTITSPRPPTFIKGRPWILSSNSASAMAFFNSGSRALVEILTRLQSAETPIPVDHTFFEFGSIRYHIQASETDPDNIYLSISTPSLSHEALPATGLPEFTLQEARKLYHKFAEIVEPTKEGYALTLKLNFSGLTRPKDRAKATSQISRLQSVVLSSQLKDMLGRLGPSGTTKLVYNQSDPFFVSRMPAAPAGKISAIFPMRFRDDTDTAVAASFFQELQDVGNSFAGAPKCSWSPIPPPELRGELVQHLTTNGGFVSFDIFSRHVKGKRAAKTAWILLNFQAYVKYHIKCTRSYIQSRMRKREEILTEVIQNARLRGSADKKTLQVPQLN, encoded by the exons ATGTCAAAGAGCAGCTGTACCATTACTTCCCCACGGCCACCAACCTTTATAAAGGGACGCCCATGGATCTTGAGCAGTAACAGTGCTAGCGCCATGGCTTTCTTCAACAGCGGATCGCGAGCGCTGGTAGAAATCCTGACGAGATTGCAGAG CGCTGAAACACCAATTCCAGTTGATCACACCTTCTTTGAGTTTGGATCGATAAGATATCACATACAG GCTTCAGAAACAGATCCTGATAACATATACTTGTCCATATCAACACCCTCTCTTTCTCACGAGGCTTTGCCCGCGACCGGCCTGCCCGAATTCACGTTGCAGGAGGCAAGGAAATTGTACCACAAGTTTGCAGAGATCGTGGAGCCGACTAAAGAAGGATACGCCTTGACCCTGAAACTGAACTTCTCTGGCCTCACCCGACCGAAAG ATCGGGCCAAGGCTACCAGCCAGATATCACGGCTGCAATCCGTGGTCCTTAGCTCGCAGCTGAAGGACATGCTGGGGAGGCTCGGGCCGTCCGGCACGACGAAGCTCGTGTACAACCAGAGCGACCCTTTCTTCGTCAGCAGAATG CCTGCAGCCCCGGCCGGGAAGATAAGCGCCATCTTCCCCATGCGTTTCAGGGACGACACGGACACGGCCGTGGCGGCGTCCTTCTTCCAGGAGCTGCAGGACGTCGGGAACTCCTTCGCCGGTGCGCCCAAGTGCAGCTGGTCGCCGATCCCGCCCCCGGAGCTCCGCGGGGAGCTCGTGCAGCACCTCACCACCAACGGCGGCTTCGTCTCCTTCG ACATTTTCTCGCGGCACGTCAAGGGGAAAAGGGCGGCCAAAACTGCTTGGATTCTGCTCAATTTCCAGGCGTACGTCAAGTACCATATCAAG TGCACCCGAAGCTACATTCAGAGCAGGATGAGAAAGCGGGAGGAAATCTTGACAGAG GTGATCCAAAATGCAAGGCTAAGAGGAAGCGCTGACAAGAAGACATTACAAG TTCCACAGCTGAATTAA
- the LOC100842522 gene encoding actin-related protein 2/3 complex subunit 2B isoform X2 has product MSKSSCTITSPRPPTFIKGRPWILSSNSASAMAFFNSGSRALVEILTRLQSAETPIPVDHTFFEFGSIRYHIQASETDPDNIYLSISTPSLSHEALPATGLPEFTLQEARKLYHKFAEIVEPTKEGYALTLKLNFSGLTRPKDRAKATSQISRLQSVVLSSQLKDMLGRLGPSGTTKLVYNQSDPFFVSRMPAAPAGKISAIFPMRFRDDTDTAVAASFFQELQDVGNSFAGAPKCSWSPIPPPELRGELVQHLTTNGGFVSFDIFSRHVKGKRAAKTAWILLNFQAYVKYHIKCTRSYIQSRMRKREEILTEVIQNARLRGSADKKTLQGGSFPLPIRSSAVTLHQVFDHNGYVVNLCKAAGAKALRRLP; this is encoded by the exons ATGTCAAAGAGCAGCTGTACCATTACTTCCCCACGGCCACCAACCTTTATAAAGGGACGCCCATGGATCTTGAGCAGTAACAGTGCTAGCGCCATGGCTTTCTTCAACAGCGGATCGCGAGCGCTGGTAGAAATCCTGACGAGATTGCAGAG CGCTGAAACACCAATTCCAGTTGATCACACCTTCTTTGAGTTTGGATCGATAAGATATCACATACAG GCTTCAGAAACAGATCCTGATAACATATACTTGTCCATATCAACACCCTCTCTTTCTCACGAGGCTTTGCCCGCGACCGGCCTGCCCGAATTCACGTTGCAGGAGGCAAGGAAATTGTACCACAAGTTTGCAGAGATCGTGGAGCCGACTAAAGAAGGATACGCCTTGACCCTGAAACTGAACTTCTCTGGCCTCACCCGACCGAAAG ATCGGGCCAAGGCTACCAGCCAGATATCACGGCTGCAATCCGTGGTCCTTAGCTCGCAGCTGAAGGACATGCTGGGGAGGCTCGGGCCGTCCGGCACGACGAAGCTCGTGTACAACCAGAGCGACCCTTTCTTCGTCAGCAGAATG CCTGCAGCCCCGGCCGGGAAGATAAGCGCCATCTTCCCCATGCGTTTCAGGGACGACACGGACACGGCCGTGGCGGCGTCCTTCTTCCAGGAGCTGCAGGACGTCGGGAACTCCTTCGCCGGTGCGCCCAAGTGCAGCTGGTCGCCGATCCCGCCCCCGGAGCTCCGCGGGGAGCTCGTGCAGCACCTCACCACCAACGGCGGCTTCGTCTCCTTCG ACATTTTCTCGCGGCACGTCAAGGGGAAAAGGGCGGCCAAAACTGCTTGGATTCTGCTCAATTTCCAGGCGTACGTCAAGTACCATATCAAG TGCACCCGAAGCTACATTCAGAGCAGGATGAGAAAGCGGGAGGAAATCTTGACAGAG GTGATCCAAAATGCAAGGCTAAGAGGAAGCGCTGACAAGAAGACATTACAAG GTGGCAGCTTCCCGTTACCTATAAGATCATCAGCTGTCACACTTCATCAGGTCTTTGATCACAATGGCTATGTGGTGAATCTGTGTAAGGCGGCAGGAGCCAAGGCCCTGAGAAGGTTGCCCTAG
- the LOC100842522 gene encoding actin-related protein 2/3 complex subunit 2B isoform X3, protein MSKSSCTITSPRPPTFIKGRPWILSSNSASAMAFFNSGSRALVEILTRLQSAETPIPVDHTFFEFGSIRYHIQASETDPDNIYLSISTPSLSHEALPATGLPEFTLQEARKLYHKFAEIVEPTKEGYALTLKLNFSGLTRPKDRAKATSQISRLQSVVLSSQLKDMLGRLGPSGTTKLVYNQSDPFFVSRMPAAPAGKISAIFPMRFRDDTDTAVAASFFQELQDVGNSFAGAPKCSWSPIPPPELRGELVQHLTTNGGFVSFDIFSRHVKGKRAAKTAWILLNFQAYVKYHIKCTRSYIQSRMRKREEILTEVIQNARLRGSADKKTLQDCTLEGQATVKYSWATQCILITLLSFTMVGDFMNRPT, encoded by the exons ATGTCAAAGAGCAGCTGTACCATTACTTCCCCACGGCCACCAACCTTTATAAAGGGACGCCCATGGATCTTGAGCAGTAACAGTGCTAGCGCCATGGCTTTCTTCAACAGCGGATCGCGAGCGCTGGTAGAAATCCTGACGAGATTGCAGAG CGCTGAAACACCAATTCCAGTTGATCACACCTTCTTTGAGTTTGGATCGATAAGATATCACATACAG GCTTCAGAAACAGATCCTGATAACATATACTTGTCCATATCAACACCCTCTCTTTCTCACGAGGCTTTGCCCGCGACCGGCCTGCCCGAATTCACGTTGCAGGAGGCAAGGAAATTGTACCACAAGTTTGCAGAGATCGTGGAGCCGACTAAAGAAGGATACGCCTTGACCCTGAAACTGAACTTCTCTGGCCTCACCCGACCGAAAG ATCGGGCCAAGGCTACCAGCCAGATATCACGGCTGCAATCCGTGGTCCTTAGCTCGCAGCTGAAGGACATGCTGGGGAGGCTCGGGCCGTCCGGCACGACGAAGCTCGTGTACAACCAGAGCGACCCTTTCTTCGTCAGCAGAATG CCTGCAGCCCCGGCCGGGAAGATAAGCGCCATCTTCCCCATGCGTTTCAGGGACGACACGGACACGGCCGTGGCGGCGTCCTTCTTCCAGGAGCTGCAGGACGTCGGGAACTCCTTCGCCGGTGCGCCCAAGTGCAGCTGGTCGCCGATCCCGCCCCCGGAGCTCCGCGGGGAGCTCGTGCAGCACCTCACCACCAACGGCGGCTTCGTCTCCTTCG ACATTTTCTCGCGGCACGTCAAGGGGAAAAGGGCGGCCAAAACTGCTTGGATTCTGCTCAATTTCCAGGCGTACGTCAAGTACCATATCAAG TGCACCCGAAGCTACATTCAGAGCAGGATGAGAAAGCGGGAGGAAATCTTGACAGAG GTGATCCAAAATGCAAGGCTAAGAGGAAGCGCTGACAAGAAGACATTACAAG ATTGTACCTTGGAAGGACAAGCCACAGTGAAGTACAGTTGGGCTACGCAGTGCATATTGATAACATTACTAAGTTTTACGATGGTTGGCGATTTTATGAACCGTCCAACCTAG
- the LOC100842522 gene encoding actin-related protein 2/3 complex subunit 2B isoform X6, whose product MSKSSCTITSPRPPTFIKGRPWILSSNSASAMAFFNSGSRALVEILTRLQSAETPIPVDHTFFEFGSIRYHIQASETDPDNIYLSISTPSLSHEALPATGLPEFTLQEARKLYHKFAEIVEPTKEGYALTLKLNFSGLTRPKDRAKATSQISRLQSVVLSSQLKDMLGRLGPSGTTKLVYNQSDPFFVSRMPAAPAGKISAIFPMRFRDDTDTAVAASFFQELQDVGNSFAGAPKCSWSPIPPPELRGELVQHLTTNGGFVSFDIFSRHVKGKRAAKTAWILLNFQAYVKYHIKCTRSYIQSRMRKREEILTEVIQNARLRGSADKKTLQGL is encoded by the exons ATGTCAAAGAGCAGCTGTACCATTACTTCCCCACGGCCACCAACCTTTATAAAGGGACGCCCATGGATCTTGAGCAGTAACAGTGCTAGCGCCATGGCTTTCTTCAACAGCGGATCGCGAGCGCTGGTAGAAATCCTGACGAGATTGCAGAG CGCTGAAACACCAATTCCAGTTGATCACACCTTCTTTGAGTTTGGATCGATAAGATATCACATACAG GCTTCAGAAACAGATCCTGATAACATATACTTGTCCATATCAACACCCTCTCTTTCTCACGAGGCTTTGCCCGCGACCGGCCTGCCCGAATTCACGTTGCAGGAGGCAAGGAAATTGTACCACAAGTTTGCAGAGATCGTGGAGCCGACTAAAGAAGGATACGCCTTGACCCTGAAACTGAACTTCTCTGGCCTCACCCGACCGAAAG ATCGGGCCAAGGCTACCAGCCAGATATCACGGCTGCAATCCGTGGTCCTTAGCTCGCAGCTGAAGGACATGCTGGGGAGGCTCGGGCCGTCCGGCACGACGAAGCTCGTGTACAACCAGAGCGACCCTTTCTTCGTCAGCAGAATG CCTGCAGCCCCGGCCGGGAAGATAAGCGCCATCTTCCCCATGCGTTTCAGGGACGACACGGACACGGCCGTGGCGGCGTCCTTCTTCCAGGAGCTGCAGGACGTCGGGAACTCCTTCGCCGGTGCGCCCAAGTGCAGCTGGTCGCCGATCCCGCCCCCGGAGCTCCGCGGGGAGCTCGTGCAGCACCTCACCACCAACGGCGGCTTCGTCTCCTTCG ACATTTTCTCGCGGCACGTCAAGGGGAAAAGGGCGGCCAAAACTGCTTGGATTCTGCTCAATTTCCAGGCGTACGTCAAGTACCATATCAAG TGCACCCGAAGCTACATTCAGAGCAGGATGAGAAAGCGGGAGGAAATCTTGACAGAG GTGATCCAAAATGCAAGGCTAAGAGGAAGCGCTGACAAGAAGACATTACAAG GTCTTTGA
- the LOC100842522 gene encoding actin-related protein 2/3 complex subunit 2B isoform X1 translates to MSKSSCTITSPRPPTFIKGRPWILSSNSASAMAFFNSGSRALVEILTRLQSAETPIPVDHTFFEFGSIRYHIQASETDPDNIYLSISTPSLSHEALPATGLPEFTLQEARKLYHKFAEIVEPTKEGYALTLKLNFSGLTRPKDRAKATSQISRLQSVVLSSQLKDMLGRLGPSGTTKLVYNQSDPFFVSRMPAAPAGKISAIFPMRFRDDTDTAVAASFFQELQDVGNSFAGAPKCSWSPIPPPELRGELVQHLTTNGGFVSFDIFSRHVKGKRAAKTAWILLNFQAYVKYHIKCTRSYIQSRMRKREEILTEVIQNARLRGSADKKTLQVRKRSKRRRLFSLAKAWKLRKGVRAVIDGIKRLWLRIRVRALDRLRRQCRCFAVPRRKENKYVKLE, encoded by the exons ATGTCAAAGAGCAGCTGTACCATTACTTCCCCACGGCCACCAACCTTTATAAAGGGACGCCCATGGATCTTGAGCAGTAACAGTGCTAGCGCCATGGCTTTCTTCAACAGCGGATCGCGAGCGCTGGTAGAAATCCTGACGAGATTGCAGAG CGCTGAAACACCAATTCCAGTTGATCACACCTTCTTTGAGTTTGGATCGATAAGATATCACATACAG GCTTCAGAAACAGATCCTGATAACATATACTTGTCCATATCAACACCCTCTCTTTCTCACGAGGCTTTGCCCGCGACCGGCCTGCCCGAATTCACGTTGCAGGAGGCAAGGAAATTGTACCACAAGTTTGCAGAGATCGTGGAGCCGACTAAAGAAGGATACGCCTTGACCCTGAAACTGAACTTCTCTGGCCTCACCCGACCGAAAG ATCGGGCCAAGGCTACCAGCCAGATATCACGGCTGCAATCCGTGGTCCTTAGCTCGCAGCTGAAGGACATGCTGGGGAGGCTCGGGCCGTCCGGCACGACGAAGCTCGTGTACAACCAGAGCGACCCTTTCTTCGTCAGCAGAATG CCTGCAGCCCCGGCCGGGAAGATAAGCGCCATCTTCCCCATGCGTTTCAGGGACGACACGGACACGGCCGTGGCGGCGTCCTTCTTCCAGGAGCTGCAGGACGTCGGGAACTCCTTCGCCGGTGCGCCCAAGTGCAGCTGGTCGCCGATCCCGCCCCCGGAGCTCCGCGGGGAGCTCGTGCAGCACCTCACCACCAACGGCGGCTTCGTCTCCTTCG ACATTTTCTCGCGGCACGTCAAGGGGAAAAGGGCGGCCAAAACTGCTTGGATTCTGCTCAATTTCCAGGCGTACGTCAAGTACCATATCAAG TGCACCCGAAGCTACATTCAGAGCAGGATGAGAAAGCGGGAGGAAATCTTGACAGAG GTGATCCAAAATGCAAGGCTAAGAGGAAGCGCTGACAAGAAGACATTACAAG TGAGGAAAAGGAGCAAGAGAAGAAGGTTGTTCAGCCTTGCCAAGGCCTGGAAGCTGAGGAAGGGTGTCAGGGCCGTCATCGACGGGATCAAACGGCTGTGGTTGAGGATAAGAGTGAGAGCCCTGGACCGGCTCAGGCGGCAGTGCCGGTGTTTCGCGGTGCCACGCAGGAAGGAGAACAAGTACGTCAAACTAGAGTGA